A genomic stretch from Chryseobacterium sp. SNU WT5 includes:
- a CDS encoding type VI secretion system baseplate subunit TssG: protein MEKNDISISGKKYNQLQTDYRVESVAANILKYYNPDANILIKRIGLNDRAYLKDIKGISSSFYDLDEENIVIETYREGIYDYMPEGIFHPPSLGISSKNVDSVVREMRKQKLVEEEARKFFHPFELEFFYTHVTALLKESEFDSESKTDSLLEFATELWPILSKIDPDSAKVLVNLLPFIHEVRGNKTWIEKFLSAFLRVPVEITFVPNNIEAQDDKEGITALGTARLGITLIPMGKHMDGDRNWKINIGTIPYHELHHYIPGSSFRQLLTEIYDFFVPVSVKIIENFITEKDPNSFMIDVKSDTNRLGYSTFL from the coding sequence ATGGAGAAAAACGATATATCAATTTCAGGAAAAAAATATAATCAATTGCAGACCGACTATAGAGTGGAGTCTGTAGCGGCTAATATCCTTAAATATTATAATCCCGATGCTAATATCTTAATTAAAAGAATTGGTCTTAATGATCGTGCTTATTTAAAAGATATTAAGGGGATCAGCTCTTCATTTTACGATTTAGATGAAGAAAATATCGTTATTGAAACCTATCGCGAAGGGATTTACGACTATATGCCAGAAGGCATTTTTCATCCCCCTTCTTTAGGTATTTCAAGTAAGAATGTAGACAGTGTAGTTCGCGAAATGCGAAAACAAAAATTGGTAGAAGAAGAAGCAAGAAAATTTTTCCACCCGTTTGAATTAGAGTTTTTCTATACCCACGTTACCGCGTTGTTAAAGGAATCCGAATTTGACTCTGAAAGTAAGACCGATTCGTTGTTAGAATTTGCAACTGAGTTATGGCCAATATTATCAAAAATCGATCCTGATTCTGCTAAAGTCTTGGTTAATTTACTTCCCTTTATTCATGAGGTAAGAGGGAATAAAACTTGGATCGAGAAATTCTTGAGCGCTTTCTTAAGAGTTCCCGTCGAAATTACATTTGTCCCCAACAATATTGAAGCGCAAGATGATAAAGAAGGAATTACAGCCTTAGGTACTGCGCGTTTGGGAATCACTTTGATTCCTATGGGAAAACATATGGATGGAGACCGGAACTGGAAGATCAATATAGGAACAATTCCTTATCATGAACTGCATCATTATATTCCAGGTAGCTCTTTCAGACAACTGTTGACAGAGATTTATGATTTCTTCGTTCCTGTATCAGTAAAAATAATTGAGAATTTTATTACTGAAAAAGACCCAAACTCATTTATGATTGACGTGAAAAGTGATACTAATAGATTAGGATATTCTACTTTTTTATAA
- a CDS encoding type VI secretion system baseplate subunit TssF → MNLDQNIYSKETIKARMLQNATKLWGVKSVQSLDPFVKLLIDAFSTEVFKANNEIQNVNSRLLERLAKMLTPTKYTHPAPAHAIAFYMPEDDTELLMNYDEFFFKKSINSYTKSQSDKQIDVAFTPIDNIKVINAQVSTMIVGNTCYQFDESLNRTPICRINSRVEDYRRITIGIDVSKYNGGRLPEKFSLYCANLAFEHIDYVYRLLPHVKVTSNGKPLQINSGRGYDNDQMYSGFEDVFREQSIRYKVTEDIKKNYNHKFIEIEGISDQLIIDKGLFPFELAHLRDTSPQLQHIINESKIVWLTFEFPPQFTEQILDNFSFALNAFPIYNRAWKKTEYVLDIMGNNIPLETSESEYFLYVQEVIDGHGKKYEEIPFTPNDSLSKGLYTVRKGGMERFSKRNAVDLMIHVLELTRDEVAAFSVFNRDKVKDVLSEMSDKMKGMIKKVENADKSLVEDVNYVILEPIDSSAHCFAAFWVTHCALGNNIRPGSILNSQEKTKRITLLTETNGGDVEQKGANSIQAYRYALMTRDKIVSVEDIKAYCQMMMKDDLKSIKITRGTIISDKPKEGFVKTVDVNLIPQSYAFYGKAYWDNLATVLVNNIKIRAIDGVIYRVKINEETTVEI, encoded by the coding sequence ATGAATTTAGATCAGAATATCTACTCCAAAGAAACAATAAAAGCAAGAATGCTTCAGAACGCAACCAAATTATGGGGCGTGAAAAGTGTTCAGTCATTGGATCCATTCGTAAAATTACTTATTGATGCTTTTAGTACGGAAGTTTTTAAAGCCAATAACGAAATACAAAATGTAAATAGCAGATTGCTGGAACGATTGGCAAAAATGCTTACTCCCACCAAATATACCCATCCTGCACCGGCACATGCTATAGCTTTTTACATGCCGGAAGACGATACTGAGTTATTGATGAATTACGACGAGTTTTTCTTTAAAAAAAGTATTAACTCTTATACGAAATCACAGTCCGACAAACAGATCGATGTTGCATTTACCCCGATTGATAATATTAAAGTGATCAACGCACAGGTTTCCACTATGATTGTTGGAAATACCTGTTATCAATTTGATGAAAGTTTAAATAGAACTCCAATTTGCAGGATTAACAGCAGGGTAGAAGATTACAGACGAATCACCATCGGTATCGATGTCTCGAAATATAACGGTGGCCGACTTCCGGAAAAATTCAGTCTCTATTGTGCAAATCTGGCTTTTGAACATATCGATTATGTATATCGCCTTTTGCCACACGTAAAAGTGACCAGCAACGGCAAACCATTACAGATCAATTCAGGACGAGGTTATGACAATGATCAAATGTATTCTGGTTTTGAAGATGTTTTCAGAGAACAATCAATACGTTACAAAGTAACCGAGGATATCAAAAAAAATTATAATCATAAATTTATAGAAATTGAAGGGATCTCTGATCAGTTAATTATTGATAAAGGATTGTTTCCATTTGAATTGGCGCATCTTCGGGATACTTCACCTCAATTGCAGCACATTATTAATGAAAGTAAAATTGTGTGGTTAACTTTTGAGTTTCCGCCGCAGTTTACGGAGCAGATTTTAGATAATTTCTCATTTGCTCTAAACGCTTTTCCAATTTACAACCGGGCCTGGAAAAAAACGGAATACGTTCTTGATATTATGGGTAATAATATCCCTTTGGAAACGTCGGAAAGTGAATATTTTCTTTATGTTCAGGAAGTAATCGATGGACATGGGAAAAAGTATGAAGAAATTCCTTTTACCCCGAATGATAGTCTGAGCAAAGGACTTTATACTGTTAGAAAAGGCGGTATGGAGCGGTTTAGTAAACGAAATGCGGTCGATCTGATGATTCATGTTTTAGAATTAACTCGGGATGAGGTTGCTGCATTTTCTGTTTTCAATCGAGATAAAGTTAAAGATGTCCTTAGTGAGATGTCGGATAAAATGAAAGGCATGATCAAAAAAGTCGAAAATGCCGATAAGTCTTTAGTAGAAGATGTCAATTATGTTATATTAGAACCTATAGATTCTTCTGCACATTGTTTTGCTGCATTTTGGGTGACGCATTGTGCTTTGGGTAATAATATAAGACCTGGTTCCATTCTTAATTCACAGGAAAAAACGAAAAGGATCACTTTACTAACCGAAACGAATGGTGGTGATGTGGAACAGAAAGGAGCAAACAGCATTCAGGCATACCGATATGCGCTGATGACCAGAGATAAAATTGTATCTGTAGAAGACATAAAGGCGTATTGTCAGATGATGATGAAAGATGATTTGAAATCAATCAAAATAACACGCGGAACCATCATCAGTGATAAACCGAAAGAAGGATTCGTAAAAACGGTTGATGTAAATTTAATTCCTCAGAGTTATGCGTTTTATGGAAAAGCATATTGGGATAATCTTGCAACTGTTTTAGTGAATAATATTAAAATACGTGCAATTGATGGCGTGATCTATCGGGTGAAAATTAATGAAGAAACTACTGTGGAAATATAG
- a CDS encoding GPW/gp25 family protein yields the protein MDSSNYTLPFKPSLLMKENGAIETCDIAESIAQNIMLLIITKKGENRYDDQYGNDVWNLEFDNGVSTAVWENVFIKSLKRQIADYEPRILSPEIKAHIIFVEHNYDTREFTEIKKKVKIAINAKLESTGEQYNFVTELFLSPMSID from the coding sequence ATGGACAGTTCAAATTACACCCTTCCATTTAAACCTTCTTTATTAATGAAGGAAAATGGAGCTATAGAAACCTGCGATATCGCAGAAAGTATCGCCCAAAATATCATGTTGCTGATTATTACCAAAAAAGGTGAGAATCGATACGATGACCAATACGGCAATGATGTTTGGAATTTGGAATTTGATAATGGAGTTTCTACTGCGGTCTGGGAGAATGTTTTCATTAAAAGTTTAAAACGACAAATTGCAGATTATGAACCGCGTATCCTTAGTCCGGAGATCAAAGCTCATATTATATTTGTAGAACATAATTATGATACCAGAGAGTTTACAGAGATCAAAAAGAAGGTTAAAATAGCAATTAATGCGAAGTTAGAATCTACAGGAGAACAGTATAATTTTGTAACGGAGCTCTTTTTAAGTCCAATGTCCATTGATTAA
- a CDS encoding lytic transglycosylase domain-containing protein, with the protein MMNQVFFKLFILGFVSVLFFNVTVSAQVLAVTDKSEAHANRIRSTINANREIVNYIEYTLVSRGLPRHLRNLSLLESGFANSSVSHAGAVGIWQIMPAHADDHGLSQVDRADVYRSTQAAVNSLTRMYNKYRDWITVLAAYNCGEGNIAKAMAKAGSKNYEDYYLYLPNETTNSIRKYINACYVTGELDDLLRNTRKSPAKSKVKGAQAFRSKAKSVTVEGSVNGSLLKTQINSGYDLGVIAEFLSTTLSNINKWNPDIVSKLKQKSEVTFYLPAEEMALFESNKNKILRLSLLR; encoded by the coding sequence ATGATGAATCAAGTTTTTTTTAAATTATTTATTTTAGGTTTTGTATCGGTGCTTTTTTTTAATGTCACTGTTTCTGCCCAGGTCCTTGCGGTTACTGATAAGTCTGAGGCTCACGCAAATAGAATAAGAAGTACCATCAACGCAAATCGCGAAATAGTAAATTATATCGAGTATACCCTAGTTAGCAGAGGTTTACCAAGACATTTACGAAATCTTTCTTTATTGGAATCGGGTTTTGCAAACAGTAGTGTTTCTCATGCTGGCGCAGTAGGGATTTGGCAAATTATGCCCGCTCACGCTGATGATCATGGATTAAGCCAGGTGGATAGAGCAGATGTTTACAGGAGCACCCAGGCCGCAGTGAATTCTTTGACCAGAATGTATAATAAATATAGAGACTGGATAACGGTATTGGCTGCCTATAATTGTGGCGAAGGTAACATCGCAAAAGCCATGGCAAAAGCAGGGTCAAAAAATTACGAAGATTACTACTTGTACCTTCCAAATGAAACGACTAACTCCATCAGGAAATATATCAATGCTTGCTATGTCACTGGGGAATTAGACGACTTATTACGAAATACACGTAAATCTCCTGCTAAAAGTAAAGTAAAAGGGGCGCAGGCGTTCAGATCAAAAGCAAAAAGTGTAACTGTGGAAGGATCTGTAAACGGATCTCTATTGAAAACACAGATTAATTCCGGTTATGATTTGGGTGTTATAGCAGAGTTTTTGAGTACTACATTAAGTAATATTAATAAATGGAATCCTGATATTGTTAGTAAACTTAAACAAAAATCAGAGGTTACCTTTTATTTACCAGCTGAAGAGATGGCTCTATTTGAGTCTAATAAGAATAAAATATTAAGACTTTCATTATTAAGGTAA
- the tssR gene encoding VWA domain-containing protein, translated as MKNTISTISLLGAGFILTACAVRVPSVKTPKPEYYGNIEQTMVINGFPRNAAPWVVYSDREKNNVFLKKEKNESPKEIKFLEPLLVLDHNKSRKLVKVAEYNPDALLKKIPAKSVKSYGWISEDNLLLWSNALSERTSGFTMKAAVAPSNVDVLRNAGAYLKNDSAIVYSSPNFSEPIKKKIAVGQLVYVYKKSADEKGYLIGQKPKIDLDSIGDNIYGWVSSNMISSWGERSAIKLDSNFDYSTTPRTGIFNTVPQSTKDNPTIPLSEAVNRSVIENIYPTSVALNKNSTRYFMNAFDYSQNYIFNVIGEKLPFNRYKQISRRAKKLNIVFALDVSADNRAYTPIAKSIIQDIQLKISKLSYYRSVKYSVVLFKNNPCGTNVIASMLSSDASGIFNYIDEKTAEMKCERGGGQPVNDALATAGDLLNTVPDETNLIVLIGSTAASNSAASSTVRLLSSAKAKLISYQTESGASDVYNNFVLLSENIVTSTSQNISELNKEKVADQSFIRNKNNFNLVEGDEGVYSLDYPAKSMTQGFVIYPKRREANNNSFLMKALDTLLMQVTDENIFTNKSLTSYFKSEIGSNKTILDGRYSFKFQNAPNPIPVPVSSELITYDFPMVASGYIPAELRKSAPGVQKGILISEPEYENLRKMYTEIYKETQPDNINFSQSTAISKFVKIIRKYNPAISDLSSSTLYGKPMNFAVALSTGLDISDETIMSELTLRDWKNRKLISNEVVQQYFKNYKQLADRLLENKNNPKIKINQNGTVFYWLNEYFMPTVLDAAVL; from the coding sequence ATGAAAAATACTATTTCTACCATATCTTTATTAGGAGCAGGTTTTATTCTTACGGCTTGTGCAGTAAGAGTACCTTCTGTGAAAACACCGAAGCCAGAATACTATGGCAACATCGAACAAACGATGGTGATCAATGGTTTTCCTAGAAATGCAGCTCCTTGGGTAGTCTATTCCGACAGAGAAAAAAATAATGTATTCTTAAAAAAAGAGAAGAACGAATCGCCTAAAGAAATTAAATTCTTAGAACCACTATTGGTTCTGGACCATAATAAATCCAGAAAATTAGTAAAAGTAGCAGAGTATAATCCTGATGCTTTATTAAAAAAGATTCCTGCAAAGTCAGTTAAGTCTTATGGTTGGATCTCAGAAGATAATTTATTGCTTTGGAGCAATGCTCTAAGTGAAAGAACTTCTGGGTTTACCATGAAAGCTGCTGTAGCTCCGAGTAATGTAGATGTTTTAAGAAATGCGGGAGCTTATTTGAAAAATGATTCTGCGATTGTTTATTCTTCTCCCAATTTTTCAGAACCAATCAAGAAAAAAATCGCTGTAGGACAACTGGTTTATGTTTATAAAAAATCAGCAGATGAAAAAGGATATTTAATAGGACAGAAACCTAAAATTGATTTAGACAGTATTGGTGATAATATTTATGGTTGGGTGAGCTCTAATATGATCTCAAGTTGGGGCGAAAGATCGGCTATCAAACTTGATAGTAATTTTGACTACAGCACGACACCAAGAACTGGGATTTTTAATACCGTACCACAAAGCACGAAAGATAATCCTACTATTCCTTTGTCCGAAGCAGTAAACAGAAGTGTTATTGAAAATATTTATCCAACCTCTGTAGCTTTAAATAAAAATTCTACCAGATATTTCATGAATGCTTTTGATTACAGTCAAAACTATATTTTTAATGTAATTGGGGAGAAGCTTCCGTTCAACCGTTATAAACAAATATCAAGAAGAGCTAAAAAGTTAAATATAGTTTTTGCACTGGATGTAAGTGCGGATAACAGAGCTTATACTCCAATAGCAAAGTCCATTATTCAGGATATCCAACTTAAAATTAGTAAACTGTCTTACTACAGAAGTGTGAAATACAGTGTGGTTTTATTTAAAAATAATCCTTGCGGAACTAATGTTATTGCTTCCATGTTGTCTAGCGATGCAAGTGGAATATTTAATTATATCGATGAGAAAACCGCTGAAATGAAGTGTGAAAGAGGAGGTGGGCAACCTGTGAATGATGCTTTAGCAACTGCTGGAGATTTGCTAAACACCGTTCCGGATGAAACCAATCTTATTGTTCTTATTGGTTCTACTGCTGCATCGAATAGTGCAGCATCGAGTACCGTACGTTTGCTTTCGAGCGCTAAGGCCAAATTGATTTCGTATCAAACTGAATCTGGAGCTTCTGACGTTTATAATAATTTTGTTCTTTTATCAGAAAATATTGTGACGTCCACCTCACAGAATATTTCCGAGTTAAACAAAGAAAAAGTAGCTGATCAAAGCTTTATCAGAAATAAAAATAACTTTAATCTTGTGGAGGGAGACGAAGGTGTTTATTCATTGGATTATCCTGCAAAGAGTATGACTCAGGGATTTGTCATTTATCCCAAAAGAAGAGAGGCGAATAATAATTCGTTTTTAATGAAAGCATTAGATACCTTGTTAATGCAGGTAACGGATGAGAACATCTTCACCAACAAATCACTAACCTCTTATTTTAAATCAGAGATAGGATCCAATAAAACTATTTTAGATGGTCGGTATAGTTTTAAATTTCAGAATGCACCTAATCCGATACCAGTGCCCGTTTCTTCGGAATTAATTACCTACGACTTTCCGATGGTAGCTTCTGGATATATTCCTGCAGAATTAAGAAAGTCTGCGCCAGGTGTACAAAAAGGAATTCTGATTTCGGAACCAGAATATGAGAATCTTAGAAAAATGTATACCGAGATCTATAAAGAGACACAGCCAGATAATATCAATTTCAGCCAGAGCACTGCAATTTCTAAATTTGTGAAAATTATTAGAAAGTACAATCCGGCGATTTCAGATTTGTCAAGCAGTACTTTATACGGTAAACCAATGAACTTTGCCGTAGCGTTAAGTACGGGACTTGATATTTCAGATGAAACGATTATGTCTGAACTTACGTTACGTGACTGGAAGAATAGAAAGTTAATCAGTAATGAGGTTGTCCAGCAATATTTCAAAAATTATAAGCAGTTAGCAGATCGACTTCTTGAAAATAAGAATAATCCAAAGATTAAAATTAATCAAAATGGAACTGTGTTCTATTGGTTAAATGAGTATTTCATGCCTACCGTGCTGGATGCAGCAGTATTATAA
- a CDS encoding PKD domain-containing protein, whose product MNYFQKNKKNIIIAVVSTLLVASLIAIWLQRKSVNPDDIAAVAFPANLAVGDSMKFEDKTNNAVTKKWDFGDGKTSEKNKGVHFYSKPGFYEVKLTIDNKYTKTFPILVSNRIIEQPLFNENTATIDGPMQAMQLENVIFRAVSSTAKSFHWKFGETGQIDSRDKMAFYSYKKPGNYLVTLITDDAEPITQQIRVMPAYNPIEIVEPAISAPEPDVESDIDDDLKKVIQQIANGNNFNSNYNYLLRSYMCNNDNVAVTVNGQKVKNFYYYCTGLQFDKNNIVQEVKATFDNRQSCIIKLEITQSK is encoded by the coding sequence ATGAATTACTTTCAGAAAAACAAAAAGAACATAATTATCGCGGTAGTTTCTACCCTGCTGGTAGCCTCTTTGATTGCAATTTGGCTCCAAAGAAAATCCGTGAATCCTGATGATATTGCTGCAGTAGCATTTCCTGCAAACTTAGCAGTTGGTGATTCTATGAAATTTGAAGATAAAACAAATAATGCAGTAACAAAAAAATGGGACTTTGGTGACGGCAAAACTTCAGAAAAAAATAAAGGAGTTCATTTTTATTCCAAACCAGGATTTTACGAAGTGAAACTTACGATTGATAATAAATACACCAAAACCTTTCCTATTTTGGTTTCTAATAGAATCATAGAACAACCTCTTTTTAATGAGAATACGGCAACTATTGATGGACCGATGCAGGCCATGCAACTTGAAAATGTGATCTTTAGAGCGGTTTCTTCTACGGCAAAATCTTTTCACTGGAAGTTTGGCGAAACAGGACAAATTGACTCAAGGGATAAGATGGCTTTCTATTCTTATAAGAAACCTGGAAACTATCTGGTAACCCTTATTACAGACGATGCAGAGCCTATTACCCAGCAAATCAGAGTAATGCCGGCTTATAATCCGATTGAAATCGTAGAACCTGCCATCTCAGCTCCAGAACCTGATGTGGAAAGTGATATTGATGACGATTTGAAAAAGGTAATTCAGCAAATTGCCAATGGTAATAATTTCAATTCTAATTACAATTATTTGTTGAGGTCTTATATGTGTAATAATGATAATGTAGCCGTAACCGTAAATGGGCAGAAAGTGAAAAATTTCTACTATTACTGTACAGGTTTACAATTTGATAAAAATAACATCGTGCAGGAGGTAAAGGCAACTTTTGACAACCGCCAAAGCTGTATCATAAAACTGGAAATCACACAAAGTAAATAG
- the tssO gene encoding type VI secretion system TssO, whose amino-acid sequence MQLKITLSQKEKRYYFIYLMAMLLMGVVFLGIIFLHKMNSPFVDSDSIEIKTLKQKSIFADRQKSIQPKVDSTFIKLKRLSSEKPQPVEENELRYDINDINDAFSDIVITDSRKNNYNLIAKFYKMYYDDKKIIVKRNENVKKFTKDFEECTIGMKIKQQQISERRNAQIMSSKN is encoded by the coding sequence ATGCAGTTGAAAATTACTTTATCTCAAAAGGAAAAAAGATACTATTTCATTTATTTAATGGCAATGCTGCTAATGGGTGTTGTATTTTTAGGAATTATTTTTCTACATAAAATGAATTCGCCCTTTGTTGATTCCGATAGTATTGAAATAAAAACTTTAAAGCAAAAATCAATTTTCGCGGATCGGCAGAAATCGATTCAACCGAAAGTTGATAGTACTTTTATAAAGTTGAAGAGGTTGTCCAGTGAAAAACCGCAACCAGTGGAAGAAAATGAATTACGCTATGATATTAATGATATCAACGATGCTTTTTCAGATATCGTTATTACGGACTCCCGAAAAAACAACTACAATCTTATCGCCAAGTTCTACAAGATGTATTACGATGATAAAAAAATCATTGTTAAACGGAATGAAAATGTCAAAAAATTTACAAAAGATTTTGAAGAATGTACCATTGGAATGAAGATCAAACAACAGCAGATCAGCGAGCGTAGAAACGCACAGATAATGAGCTCAAAAAATTAG
- the tssO gene encoding type VI secretion system TssO: MVTSGQEKLNKKAVNKGIWGFVISFVLLTGITFLAVFMFFKSSEFQQKEVDKEVSNYRMLQSKNNLLQDRMETIYSNMSRLASDQVQNEIFLRDKIIEDIRDCKNIMGEDSIKEFKQYATLIKNMSEMIILKNDLISVAADEQVASRNLLECQDRLITANENLINSTPTPRRRPVAGRRNR, translated from the coding sequence ATGGTGACTTCAGGACAGGAAAAATTAAATAAGAAAGCGGTAAATAAAGGGATTTGGGGATTCGTGATCTCTTTCGTCTTGCTCACGGGAATAACATTTCTTGCAGTTTTTATGTTTTTTAAAAGCAGTGAGTTTCAACAAAAAGAAGTTGATAAAGAAGTGAGTAACTATAGAATGCTTCAGAGTAAAAATAATCTGTTGCAGGATAGAATGGAAACAATATACTCCAATATGTCAAGGTTGGCTTCTGATCAGGTTCAGAATGAAATTTTTTTAAGAGATAAAATTATCGAAGACATCCGCGATTGTAAGAATATTATGGGGGAAGACAGCATCAAAGAATTTAAACAGTATGCAACCCTGATCAAAAATATGAGTGAAATGATCATCCTTAAAAATGATCTGATTTCTGTGGCCGCAGACGAGCAGGTTGCAAGTCGAAATTTATTGGAATGTCAGGACCGGCTTATCACGGCCAACGAAAATCTCATTAACAGTACACCTACACCTAGAAGACGTCCTGTGGCTGGCCGTCGTAATCGATAA
- a CDS encoding response regulator transcription factor — protein MEKRSTGVIRFSVADNDFYFKQFLLKMLLENPFYRVVNDCNNGHELINRLYWKQEDVFLINLYMPILSGLEAIKFIRQSNPNTPIITYSGTYQSDMDEILSEIPNTYYCQKNSIVIKDVLKNSVLSDSVDFEDYKKEWSQQMQEVENYLDRQRNSQQDLTVIEIQIIKLCYEGFSNKDVGERMNLSARTVDTYVKRLTQKLGLKSKLDLVRFCVESGIYNTSI, from the coding sequence ATGGAGAAAAGATCTACTGGAGTAATTCGATTTTCTGTCGCTGACAATGACTTTTACTTTAAACAGTTTTTATTGAAAATGTTGCTGGAAAACCCTTTTTACAGGGTTGTTAATGATTGCAATAACGGACATGAACTGATTAACAGGCTCTACTGGAAACAGGAAGACGTTTTTCTCATCAATTTATATATGCCGATCTTAAGTGGTTTAGAAGCCATAAAATTTATTCGACAATCAAATCCCAATACACCAATCATAACTTATTCCGGCACTTATCAAAGTGATATGGACGAGATTCTTTCTGAGATACCCAATACATATTATTGTCAAAAGAACAGCATTGTGATAAAGGATGTTCTTAAAAACAGTGTTTTGTCTGATAGTGTGGATTTTGAAGATTATAAGAAAGAATGGTCTCAACAGATGCAGGAAGTTGAAAATTACTTGGATCGACAGAGAAATAGCCAGCAAGATCTAACTGTAATCGAGATCCAAATTATTAAACTCTGCTATGAGGGATTCAGTAATAAGGATGTAGGAGAAAGAATGAATTTAAGCGCACGAACCGTAGATACTTATGTCAAAAGACTTACCCAAAAGTTGGGTTTGAAAAGCAAGTTGGACTTGGTTCGTTTTTGTGTAGAAAGTGGGATTTACAATACTAGTATTTAA
- a CDS encoding serine hydrolase domain-containing protein, whose protein sequence is MNFKSILFLAVVLLICSCKSETETLAEKTHARNILVDSVITQFQKKILAQQIDSVFSKYNFNGSVAIFRGENVLYEQQNGFEDFNQKKKIDHSSVFAIASISKQFTAVLVLLQEEKGKLNTDDKVSKYLPEFQTVQFQNISIKELLNHTSGISDFGNGLLSVPGKEFHYSNKGFRFLGKIIEKVSGKSYDENIKELFIKIGMEYSSTANVFTGRNFAAAFIGNNNNFQKVENMPKRLADESISVPAGGILSTVNDLHLWNTALYGGEILNPESLKKLVEKSSERDHQIIGKMDYGFGIMMNVGKPLAYFHTGYVKGAPSLLIYYPESQTSVVILSNIANEVKGKKAIFNPHKEIRQITDAIQNTVIDLRKEMINPVIIK, encoded by the coding sequence ATGAATTTTAAATCTATTTTATTTTTAGCTGTTGTACTTTTAATATGTTCTTGCAAATCTGAAACAGAAACCCTGGCAGAGAAAACGCATGCTCGAAATATTTTAGTTGACAGTGTCATTACTCAATTTCAAAAAAAAATATTAGCACAGCAAATTGATTCTGTGTTTTCAAAATATAATTTTAATGGTTCTGTAGCAATCTTTAGAGGTGAAAATGTCTTGTATGAACAACAAAATGGATTTGAAGATTTCAATCAAAAGAAAAAAATAGATCATAGTTCTGTTTTTGCCATCGCATCTATTAGCAAGCAGTTTACTGCGGTTTTGGTATTGTTGCAAGAGGAAAAGGGTAAGCTCAATACGGATGATAAAGTTTCAAAATATTTGCCTGAATTTCAAACAGTACAGTTTCAAAATATTAGTATTAAAGAACTTTTGAATCATACTTCAGGCATAAGCGATTTTGGCAATGGATTATTATCGGTACCAGGGAAAGAATTTCATTATTCAAACAAGGGATTTAGGTTTTTAGGGAAAATCATTGAGAAAGTATCCGGCAAATCGTATGATGAAAATATTAAAGAATTATTTATAAAAATTGGTATGGAATATTCGTCTACAGCAAATGTTTTCACGGGACGTAATTTCGCTGCTGCTTTTATTGGGAATAATAATAATTTTCAAAAAGTAGAGAATATGCCAAAGCGCCTTGCAGATGAATCCATAAGTGTTCCGGCAGGTGGGATCTTGTCAACAGTTAATGATTTGCATCTTTGGAATACCGCGCTTTATGGAGGTGAAATTTTAAACCCTGAGTCCTTAAAGAAATTGGTAGAAAAAAGCTCAGAACGTGATCATCAGATTATTGGGAAAATGGATTATGGATTTGGTATTATGATGAATGTGGGGAAACCGCTCGCGTATTTTCATACTGGTTATGTTAAAGGTGCTCCTTCGCTATTAATTTATTATCCTGAAAGCCAAACTTCAGTAGTAATTCTGTCCAATATTGCAAATGAGGTAAAAGGCAAGAAAGCGATTTTCAATCCCCATAAAGAAATCAGGCAAATTACAGATGCAATTCAAAATACGGTGATCGATTTACGGAAGGAAATGATTAATCCTGTAATTATAAAATAA